One stretch of Chiroxiphia lanceolata isolate bChiLan1 chromosome 1, bChiLan1.pri, whole genome shotgun sequence DNA includes these proteins:
- the SLC4A2 gene encoding anion exchange protein 2 isoform X2, with translation MEFLRGSPPEQEAPGAGSPVFGEEEEEKDLNKALGVERFEEILSDAHPRNAEEAGRSYGEEDFEYHRQSSLHIHHPLSTHLPPDARRKKGVPKKGKKKARRASVPGETPTIEEAEEDEDDVCDTETERSAEELRQPGPAEAVQFFLQEDEVTDHRAEEPVAPTALPGSPPEPRGATTPKDAWAGSPDAEQGAPGEGAAAEAGSPGRPTPKSQPGHRSYNLHERRCIGSMTAAEQDRYQKMPTDESEAQTLASADLDYMKSHRFEDVPGVRRHLVRKSAKAQVVHVSKDHKEPSTRQRKQDRQPHEVFVELNELVVDKNQELQWKETARWIKFEEDVEEETDRWGKPHVASLSFRSLLELRKTLAHGAVLLDLDQKTLPGVAHQVVEQMVITDQIRTEDRANVLRALLLKHSHPSDEKEFSFPRNISAGSLGSLLVHHHSTNHVAEGSEPAVTEPLIAGHAAEHDARVDVEREREVLTPTPPAGITRSKSKHELKLLEKIPDNAEATVVLVGCVEFLDQPTMAFVRLQEAVELDAVLEVPVPVRFLFVLLGPSSTHMDYHEIGRSISTLMSDKQFHEAAYLADDRHDLLNAINEFLDCSVVLPPSEVQGEELLRSVAHFQREMLKKRMEQERRLLLEPKSPEEKGTWGRVRVGGSQLLESHRLSVCVSAPALLKLKVVEDEVEEDDDPLRRTGRPFGGLIRDVRRRYPHYLSDFRDALDPQCIAAVIFIYFAALSPAITFGGLLGEKTQDLIGVSELIISTSLQGVLFCLLGAQPLLVIGFSGPLLVFEEAFFTFCTSNELEYLVGRVWIGFWLILIVLVMVAFEGSFLVRFVSRFTQEIFAFLISLIFIYETFSKLAKIFQEHPLHGCLPANGSAEAWGNGSVATANGTAPATGTAARGTAKVTGQPNTALLSLVLMAGTFFIAFFLRKFKNSRFFPGRIRRLIGDFGVPIAILVMVLVDYSIQDTYTQKLSVPSGFSVTAPDKRGWVINPLGEHSDFPVWMMVASGLPAVLVFILIFMETQITTLIISKKERMLQKGSGFHLDLLLIVAMGGFFALFGLPWLAAATVRSVTHANALTVMSKAVAPGDKPKIQEVKEQRVTGLLVAVLVGLSIVIGDLLRQIPLAVLFGIFLYMGVTSLNGIQFYERLQLLLMPPKHHPDVTYVKKVRTLRMHLFTGLQLGCLAVLWAVMSTVASLAFPFILILTVPLRMCLLSRIFTDREMKCLDAAEAEPILDEREGVDEYNEMPMPV, from the exons ATGGAGTTCCTCCGGGGCTCCCCG CCCGAGCAGGAGGCACCGGGCGCCGGCTCACCTGtctttggggaggaggaggaggagaaggaccTGAACAAGGCGCTGGGCGTGGAGCGCTTCGAGGAGATCCTGAGTGACGCTCACCCCCGAAACGCTGAGGAGGCCGGACGCAGCTACGGCGAGGAGGACTTTGAGT ACCACCGCCAGTCGTCCCTCCACATCCACCACCCACTCTCCACGCACCTGCCCCCTGATGCCCGCCGCAAAAAGGGGGTCCCaaaaaagggcaagaagaagGCCCGGCGTGCCTCCGTCCCCGGAGAGACCCCCACGATCGAGGAGGCTgaagaggatgaggatgatGTGTGCGACACGGAGACAGAGCGATCGGCGGAGGAGCTGCGGCAGCCTGGGCCGGCCGAGGCGGTGCAG tTCTTCCTGCAGGAGGATGAGGTGACCGACCACCGGGCAGAGGAGCCGGTGGCCCCTACAGCACTGCCCGGTTCCCCCCCGGAGCCCCGGGGGGCCACGACCCCCAAGGAtgcctgggcaggcag CCCCGATGCGGAGCAGGGGGCTCCAGGGGAGGGCGCAGCTGCCGAGGCCGGGTCCCCGGGTCGCCCCACGCCCAAATCGCAGCCGGGGCACCGGAGCTACAACCTGCACGAGCGGCGGTGCATCGGCAGCATGACGGCTGCCGAGCAGGACCGGTACCAGAAGATGCCGACGGACGAGTCGGAGGCGCAGACGTTGGCCTCGGCCGACCTGGACTACATGAAGA GTCACCGCTTCGAGGACGTGCCGGGCGTGCGCCGGCACCTGGTGCGGAAGAGCGCCAAGGCACAGGTGGTTCATGTCAGCAAGGACCACAAGGAGCCCAGCACGCGGCAGCGCaagcaggacaggcagccccACGAG GTGTTCGTGGAGCTGAACGAGCTGGTGGTGGACAAgaaccaggagctgcagtggaAGGAGACGGCGCGCTGGATCAAGTTTGAGGAGGACGTGGAGGAGGAGACCGACCGCTGGGGCAAACCGCACGTGGCCTCCCTCTCCTTCCGCAGCCTCCTGGAGCTCCGCAAGACCCTCGCCCACG GGGCTGTGCTCCTGGATCTGGACCAGAAGACGCTGCCAGGGGTGGCTCACCAGGTGGTGGAGCAGATGGTCATCACAGACCAGATCCGGACCGAGGACCGCGCCAACGTGCTGCGGGCGCTGCTGCTCAAGCacag CCACCCAAGCGATGAGAAGGAATTCTCCTTCCCGCGGAACATCTCGGCGGGCAGCCTGGGCTCCCTGCTCGTGCACCACCACAGCACCAACCACGTGGCTGAGGGCTCCGAGCCGGCTGTCACCGAGCCCCTCATCGCTGGCCACGCTGCCGAGCACGACGCACGTGTGGACGTGGAGCGGGAG agggAGGTCCTCACCCCCACACCTCCAGCCGGCATCACTCGCTCCAAGTCCAAGCATgagctgaagctgctggagaagaTCCCGGACAACGCCGAGGCCACGGTGGTGCTTGTGG GCTGTGTGGAGTTCCTGGACCAGCCCACCATGGCCTTTGTGCGGCTGCAGGAGGCCGTGGAGCTGGACGCGGTGCTGGAGGTGCCCGTGCCTGTGCGGTTCCTCTTCGTGCTGCTGggccccagcagcacccacatGGACTATCACGAGATAGGGCGCTCCATCTCCACACTCATGTCTGACAAG CAATTCCATGAGGCCGCGTACCTGGCCGACGACCGGCACGACCTGCTGAACGCCATCAACGAGTTCCTGGACTGCAGCGTGGTGCTGCCGCCCAGCGAGGTGCAGGGCGAGGAGCTGCTGCGCAGTGTCGCCCACTTCCAGCGCGAGATGCTGAAgaagaggatggagcaggagcggaggctgctgctggagcccaaGTCCCCTGAGGAGAAAGGTACCTGGGGCAGGGTTCGGgtgggggggtctcagctgTTGGAGTCTCACCGTCTGTCCGTCTGTGTGtctgccccagcactgctgaagcTGAAGGTGGTGGAGGATGAGGTCGAAGAGGACGACGACCCCCTGAGGCGCACGGGGCGTCCCTTCGGGGGGCTGATCCGGGATGTGCGGCGGAGGTACCCCCACTACCTGAGCGACTTCCGCGACGCGCTGGACCCCCAGTGCATCGCCGCCGTCATCTTCATCTACTTTGCCGCGCTGTCACCAGCTATCACCTTTGGGGGACTGCTGG GGGAGAAGACGCAGGACCTGATTGGGGTGTCGGAGCTGATCATCTCCACATCGCTGCAGGGCGTCCTTTTTTGCCTGCTGGGCGCCCAGCCCCTGCTTGTCATCGGCTTCTCGGGGCCGCTGCTCGTCTTTGAGGAGGCCTTTTTCACG TTCTGCACGTCCAACGAGCTGGAATACCTGGTGGGGCGTGTCTGGATCGGCTTCTGGCTCATCCTCATCGTGCTGGTCATGGTGGCCTTCGAGGGCAGCTTCCTGGTGCGCTTCGTCTCCCGCTTCACCCAGGAGATCTTTGCCTTCCTCATCTCCCTCATCTTTATCTATGAGACCTTCTCCAAGCTGGCCAAG ATCTTCCAGGAGCACCCGCTGCATGGCTGCCTGCCCGCCAACGGCTCGGCCGAGGCCTGGGGCAACGGCAGCGTGGCCACAGCCAACGGCACCGCCCCGGCCACCGGCACTGCCGCCCGTGGCACTGCCAAGGTCACAGGGCAGCCCAACACGGCGCTGCTCTCGCTCGTGCTCATGGCCGGCACCTTCTTCATCGCCTTCTTCCTGCGCAAGTTCAAGAACAGCCGCTTCTTCCCTGGACGG ATCCGGCGGCTCATCGGGGACTTTGGGGTGCCCATCGCCATCCTGGTGATGGTGCTGGTGGACTACAGCATCCAGGACACCTACACACAG AAGCTGAGCGTGCCCAGCGGGTTCTCGGTCACGGCCCCGGACAAGCGGGGCTGGGTGATCAACCCCCTGGGTGAGCATAGCGACTTCCCCGTGTGGATGATGGTGGCCAGTGGCCTCCCTGCCGTCCTCGTCTTCATCCTCATCTTCATGGAGACCCAGATCACCAC GCTGATCATCAGCAAGAAGGAGCGGATGCTGCAGAAGGGCTCCGGGTTCCACCTCGACCTCCTGCTCATCGTGGCCATGGGTGGCTTCTTTGCACTCTTCGGGCTGCCCTGGCTCGCCGCGGCCACCGTGCGCTCAGTCACCCACGCCAATGCCCTCACCGTCATGAGCAAGGCCgtggcacctggggacaagCCCAAGATCCAGGAGGTGAAGGAGCAGCGGGTCACTGGGCTGCTGGTGGCCGTGCTCGTTG GGCTGTCCATCGTCATCGGGGACCTGCTGCGGCAGATCCCGCTGGCTGTGCTCTTCGGCATCTTCCTCTACATGGGTGTCACCTCCCTCAACGGCATCCAGTTCTACGAGcgcctgcagctgctgctgatgcCCCCCAAGCACCACCCTGATGTCACTTATGTCAAAAAG GTGCGCACGCTGCGCATGCACCTCTTCACCgggctgcagctgggctgcCTGGCCGTGCTCTGGGCCGTCATGTCCACCGTGGCCTCCCTGGCCTTCCccttcatcctcatcctcaccgTGCCGCTCCGCATGTGCCTGCTCAGCCGCATCTTCACCGACCGGGAGATGAAATGT CTGGACGCGGCTGAGGCCGAGCCCATCCTGGACGAGCGGGAAGGTGTGGACGAGTACAACGAGATGCCGATGCCCGTGTGA
- the SLC4A2 gene encoding anion exchange protein 2 isoform X3: MTQPEQEAPGAGSPVFGEEEEEKDLNKALGVERFEEILSDAHPRNAEEAGRSYGEEDFEYHRQSSLHIHHPLSTHLPPDARRKKGVPKKGKKKARRASVPGETPTIEEAEEDEDDVCDTETERSAEELRQPGPAEAVQFFLQEDEVTDHRAEEPVAPTALPGSPPEPRGATTPKDAWAGSPDAEQGAPGEGAAAEAGSPGRPTPKSQPGHRSYNLHERRCIGSMTAAEQDRYQKMPTDESEAQTLASADLDYMKSHRFEDVPGVRRHLVRKSAKAQVVHVSKDHKEPSTRQRKQDRQPHEVFVELNELVVDKNQELQWKETARWIKFEEDVEEETDRWGKPHVASLSFRSLLELRKTLAHGAVLLDLDQKTLPGVAHQVVEQMVITDQIRTEDRANVLRALLLKHSHPSDEKEFSFPRNISAGSLGSLLVHHHSTNHVAEGSEPAVTEPLIAGHAAEHDARVDVEREREVLTPTPPAGITRSKSKHELKLLEKIPDNAEATVVLVGCVEFLDQPTMAFVRLQEAVELDAVLEVPVPVRFLFVLLGPSSTHMDYHEIGRSISTLMSDKQFHEAAYLADDRHDLLNAINEFLDCSVVLPPSEVQGEELLRSVAHFQREMLKKRMEQERRLLLEPKSPEEKGTWGRVRVGGSQLLESHRLSVCVSAPALLKLKVVEDEVEEDDDPLRRTGRPFGGLIRDVRRRYPHYLSDFRDALDPQCIAAVIFIYFAALSPAITFGGLLGEKTQDLIGVSELIISTSLQGVLFCLLGAQPLLVIGFSGPLLVFEEAFFTFCTSNELEYLVGRVWIGFWLILIVLVMVAFEGSFLVRFVSRFTQEIFAFLISLIFIYETFSKLAKIFQEHPLHGCLPANGSAEAWGNGSVATANGTAPATGTAARGTAKVTGQPNTALLSLVLMAGTFFIAFFLRKFKNSRFFPGRIRRLIGDFGVPIAILVMVLVDYSIQDTYTQKLSVPSGFSVTAPDKRGWVINPLGEHSDFPVWMMVASGLPAVLVFILIFMETQITTLIISKKERMLQKGSGFHLDLLLIVAMGGFFALFGLPWLAAATVRSVTHANALTVMSKAVAPGDKPKIQEVKEQRVTGLLVAVLVGLSIVIGDLLRQIPLAVLFGIFLYMGVTSLNGIQFYERLQLLLMPPKHHPDVTYVKKVRTLRMHLFTGLQLGCLAVLWAVMSTVASLAFPFILILTVPLRMCLLSRIFTDREMKCLDAAEAEPILDEREGVDEYNEMPMPV, encoded by the exons ATGACTCAG CCCGAGCAGGAGGCACCGGGCGCCGGCTCACCTGtctttggggaggaggaggaggagaaggaccTGAACAAGGCGCTGGGCGTGGAGCGCTTCGAGGAGATCCTGAGTGACGCTCACCCCCGAAACGCTGAGGAGGCCGGACGCAGCTACGGCGAGGAGGACTTTGAGT ACCACCGCCAGTCGTCCCTCCACATCCACCACCCACTCTCCACGCACCTGCCCCCTGATGCCCGCCGCAAAAAGGGGGTCCCaaaaaagggcaagaagaagGCCCGGCGTGCCTCCGTCCCCGGAGAGACCCCCACGATCGAGGAGGCTgaagaggatgaggatgatGTGTGCGACACGGAGACAGAGCGATCGGCGGAGGAGCTGCGGCAGCCTGGGCCGGCCGAGGCGGTGCAG tTCTTCCTGCAGGAGGATGAGGTGACCGACCACCGGGCAGAGGAGCCGGTGGCCCCTACAGCACTGCCCGGTTCCCCCCCGGAGCCCCGGGGGGCCACGACCCCCAAGGAtgcctgggcaggcag CCCCGATGCGGAGCAGGGGGCTCCAGGGGAGGGCGCAGCTGCCGAGGCCGGGTCCCCGGGTCGCCCCACGCCCAAATCGCAGCCGGGGCACCGGAGCTACAACCTGCACGAGCGGCGGTGCATCGGCAGCATGACGGCTGCCGAGCAGGACCGGTACCAGAAGATGCCGACGGACGAGTCGGAGGCGCAGACGTTGGCCTCGGCCGACCTGGACTACATGAAGA GTCACCGCTTCGAGGACGTGCCGGGCGTGCGCCGGCACCTGGTGCGGAAGAGCGCCAAGGCACAGGTGGTTCATGTCAGCAAGGACCACAAGGAGCCCAGCACGCGGCAGCGCaagcaggacaggcagccccACGAG GTGTTCGTGGAGCTGAACGAGCTGGTGGTGGACAAgaaccaggagctgcagtggaAGGAGACGGCGCGCTGGATCAAGTTTGAGGAGGACGTGGAGGAGGAGACCGACCGCTGGGGCAAACCGCACGTGGCCTCCCTCTCCTTCCGCAGCCTCCTGGAGCTCCGCAAGACCCTCGCCCACG GGGCTGTGCTCCTGGATCTGGACCAGAAGACGCTGCCAGGGGTGGCTCACCAGGTGGTGGAGCAGATGGTCATCACAGACCAGATCCGGACCGAGGACCGCGCCAACGTGCTGCGGGCGCTGCTGCTCAAGCacag CCACCCAAGCGATGAGAAGGAATTCTCCTTCCCGCGGAACATCTCGGCGGGCAGCCTGGGCTCCCTGCTCGTGCACCACCACAGCACCAACCACGTGGCTGAGGGCTCCGAGCCGGCTGTCACCGAGCCCCTCATCGCTGGCCACGCTGCCGAGCACGACGCACGTGTGGACGTGGAGCGGGAG agggAGGTCCTCACCCCCACACCTCCAGCCGGCATCACTCGCTCCAAGTCCAAGCATgagctgaagctgctggagaagaTCCCGGACAACGCCGAGGCCACGGTGGTGCTTGTGG GCTGTGTGGAGTTCCTGGACCAGCCCACCATGGCCTTTGTGCGGCTGCAGGAGGCCGTGGAGCTGGACGCGGTGCTGGAGGTGCCCGTGCCTGTGCGGTTCCTCTTCGTGCTGCTGggccccagcagcacccacatGGACTATCACGAGATAGGGCGCTCCATCTCCACACTCATGTCTGACAAG CAATTCCATGAGGCCGCGTACCTGGCCGACGACCGGCACGACCTGCTGAACGCCATCAACGAGTTCCTGGACTGCAGCGTGGTGCTGCCGCCCAGCGAGGTGCAGGGCGAGGAGCTGCTGCGCAGTGTCGCCCACTTCCAGCGCGAGATGCTGAAgaagaggatggagcaggagcggaggctgctgctggagcccaaGTCCCCTGAGGAGAAAGGTACCTGGGGCAGGGTTCGGgtgggggggtctcagctgTTGGAGTCTCACCGTCTGTCCGTCTGTGTGtctgccccagcactgctgaagcTGAAGGTGGTGGAGGATGAGGTCGAAGAGGACGACGACCCCCTGAGGCGCACGGGGCGTCCCTTCGGGGGGCTGATCCGGGATGTGCGGCGGAGGTACCCCCACTACCTGAGCGACTTCCGCGACGCGCTGGACCCCCAGTGCATCGCCGCCGTCATCTTCATCTACTTTGCCGCGCTGTCACCAGCTATCACCTTTGGGGGACTGCTGG GGGAGAAGACGCAGGACCTGATTGGGGTGTCGGAGCTGATCATCTCCACATCGCTGCAGGGCGTCCTTTTTTGCCTGCTGGGCGCCCAGCCCCTGCTTGTCATCGGCTTCTCGGGGCCGCTGCTCGTCTTTGAGGAGGCCTTTTTCACG TTCTGCACGTCCAACGAGCTGGAATACCTGGTGGGGCGTGTCTGGATCGGCTTCTGGCTCATCCTCATCGTGCTGGTCATGGTGGCCTTCGAGGGCAGCTTCCTGGTGCGCTTCGTCTCCCGCTTCACCCAGGAGATCTTTGCCTTCCTCATCTCCCTCATCTTTATCTATGAGACCTTCTCCAAGCTGGCCAAG ATCTTCCAGGAGCACCCGCTGCATGGCTGCCTGCCCGCCAACGGCTCGGCCGAGGCCTGGGGCAACGGCAGCGTGGCCACAGCCAACGGCACCGCCCCGGCCACCGGCACTGCCGCCCGTGGCACTGCCAAGGTCACAGGGCAGCCCAACACGGCGCTGCTCTCGCTCGTGCTCATGGCCGGCACCTTCTTCATCGCCTTCTTCCTGCGCAAGTTCAAGAACAGCCGCTTCTTCCCTGGACGG ATCCGGCGGCTCATCGGGGACTTTGGGGTGCCCATCGCCATCCTGGTGATGGTGCTGGTGGACTACAGCATCCAGGACACCTACACACAG AAGCTGAGCGTGCCCAGCGGGTTCTCGGTCACGGCCCCGGACAAGCGGGGCTGGGTGATCAACCCCCTGGGTGAGCATAGCGACTTCCCCGTGTGGATGATGGTGGCCAGTGGCCTCCCTGCCGTCCTCGTCTTCATCCTCATCTTCATGGAGACCCAGATCACCAC GCTGATCATCAGCAAGAAGGAGCGGATGCTGCAGAAGGGCTCCGGGTTCCACCTCGACCTCCTGCTCATCGTGGCCATGGGTGGCTTCTTTGCACTCTTCGGGCTGCCCTGGCTCGCCGCGGCCACCGTGCGCTCAGTCACCCACGCCAATGCCCTCACCGTCATGAGCAAGGCCgtggcacctggggacaagCCCAAGATCCAGGAGGTGAAGGAGCAGCGGGTCACTGGGCTGCTGGTGGCCGTGCTCGTTG GGCTGTCCATCGTCATCGGGGACCTGCTGCGGCAGATCCCGCTGGCTGTGCTCTTCGGCATCTTCCTCTACATGGGTGTCACCTCCCTCAACGGCATCCAGTTCTACGAGcgcctgcagctgctgctgatgcCCCCCAAGCACCACCCTGATGTCACTTATGTCAAAAAG GTGCGCACGCTGCGCATGCACCTCTTCACCgggctgcagctgggctgcCTGGCCGTGCTCTGGGCCGTCATGTCCACCGTGGCCTCCCTGGCCTTCCccttcatcctcatcctcaccgTGCCGCTCCGCATGTGCCTGCTCAGCCGCATCTTCACCGACCGGGAGATGAAATGT CTGGACGCGGCTGAGGCCGAGCCCATCCTGGACGAGCGGGAAGGTGTGGACGAGTACAACGAGATGCCGATGCCCGTGTGA